One part of the Natronorubrum sediminis genome encodes these proteins:
- a CDS encoding PstS family phosphate ABC transporter substrate-binding protein, with translation MGTDPTSGGGDISRRRVLLGVAGSSLMGLSGCIVHGEDSGLDGEIVIDGSNTLLPNSALVADLFNWENNQVNIPVRGSGTGAGFQQFCRGETDLQNASRDISDDELELCESNDAEWIQLEVVMDGLAIMKHPENDWCDCLTTEELEAVWQNGSDIETWQDIDDEWPDEDISLYGRDTASGTFDYFTETINGSVGDIRSDYSGTPDTNQIINGVSGNQYAMGFGGAGYYYENEDDLDLIAVDDGDGCIYPEPDTIEMDEDEEGAYTPLARPMYLYVREESLRREAVREFVRFYLDNTQETARDVGFYAVPDETIEEQHEKLDEITEEYE, from the coding sequence ATGGGTACCGACCCGACTTCCGGTGGTGGCGACATCTCACGTCGTCGCGTTTTACTCGGTGTCGCAGGATCGAGTCTGATGGGACTGTCTGGGTGTATCGTTCACGGCGAGGACAGCGGTCTCGACGGCGAGATCGTGATCGACGGCTCGAACACGCTGTTGCCGAACAGCGCACTCGTCGCGGACCTGTTCAACTGGGAGAACAATCAGGTGAACATCCCGGTCAGGGGATCGGGGACGGGTGCTGGCTTCCAGCAGTTTTGTCGGGGTGAAACGGACCTCCAAAACGCCAGCCGAGATATTTCAGACGACGAGTTAGAACTCTGTGAGTCCAACGACGCCGAGTGGATCCAACTCGAGGTCGTGATGGACGGACTCGCGATCATGAAGCACCCGGAAAACGATTGGTGTGACTGCCTGACGACCGAGGAACTCGAGGCGGTGTGGCAAAACGGGTCGGACATCGAGACGTGGCAGGATATAGACGACGAGTGGCCCGACGAGGACATTTCCCTGTACGGTCGAGACACCGCGTCGGGGACGTTCGACTACTTTACGGAGACGATCAACGGCAGTGTCGGGGACATTCGAAGCGACTACAGTGGCACCCCGGATACGAACCAGATCATCAACGGCGTCAGCGGCAACCAGTACGCGATGGGCTTTGGGGGTGCCGGATACTACTACGAGAACGAGGACGATCTCGATCTGATCGCGGTGGACGACGGCGACGGCTGTATCTACCCCGAACCGGACACGATCGAGATGGACGAAGACGAGGAGGGGGCGTACACGCCCCTCGCGCGACCGATGTACCTCTACGTTCGCGAGGAGTCGTTGCGTCGGGAAGCCGTCCGAGAATTCGTCCGATTTTACCTCGATAATACGCAGGAGACGGCTCGAGACGTCGGGTTTTACGCCGTTCCCGACGAGACGATCGAAGAACAACACGAGAAACTCGACGAGATAACCGAGGAGTACGAATGA
- a CDS encoding phosphate uptake regulator PhoU: METRKVQVTGGSTYTVSLPKSWATDNGVSAGTTVEFYPESDSLLLTPQSETNRQEGTLGIDDLEGERLTRAVMTMYVSGFDIIRLEAGRITTDQRSAIRSATQSLVGVEVLSETTDSVVIQDLLDSSELSIVNAVSRMRLIASSMLEDAVTALVENDDDIAQDVIERDDDVDRLWLVVSRIFRATLRSPRAAEELGVPREDCFDYHSSARQLERVADHAAKISNLALKLEEIPEAVAAALVELHGDASDVLEKSMDALVAEDSGEANRLGHAAREAVLEIDEHTRTIDDMLRDLEPVQAQSLGLIVDSLSRSADYGGNIAETALQKAAPRP; this comes from the coding sequence ATGGAGACGCGAAAGGTCCAGGTAACTGGCGGGTCGACGTACACCGTCTCGTTACCGAAATCGTGGGCGACCGACAACGGCGTCAGTGCCGGAACGACGGTGGAATTCTACCCTGAAAGCGACTCGTTGCTCCTCACACCACAGAGCGAAACCAATCGTCAGGAGGGAACCCTCGGGATCGACGACCTCGAGGGCGAGCGGCTGACTCGAGCCGTCATGACGATGTACGTCAGCGGCTTCGATATCATCCGACTCGAGGCCGGACGAATCACGACCGACCAGCGAAGTGCGATCCGAAGCGCGACGCAGAGTCTCGTCGGCGTCGAAGTGCTCTCCGAAACGACCGATAGCGTCGTTATTCAGGACCTCCTCGACTCCTCCGAACTCTCGATCGTCAACGCCGTCTCTCGCATGCGCCTGATCGCCAGTTCGATGCTCGAGGACGCCGTCACCGCCCTCGTCGAGAACGACGACGACATTGCACAGGACGTGATCGAACGCGACGACGACGTCGACCGACTCTGGCTCGTCGTTTCACGAATCTTCCGGGCGACGCTTCGCTCACCTCGTGCCGCGGAGGAACTCGGCGTGCCGCGCGAGGACTGCTTCGACTACCACTCGAGCGCACGCCAACTCGAGCGCGTCGCCGACCACGCGGCCAAAATATCGAACCTCGCGCTCAAACTCGAGGAAATTCCCGAAGCCGTCGCAGCGGCCCTCGTCGAACTCCACGGCGACGCCTCCGATGTCCTCGAGAAGTCGATGGACGCGCTCGTCGCCGAAGACAGCGGTGAGGCGAATCGACTCGGTCACGCCGCCCGCGAAGCCGTTCTCGAAATCGACGAGCACACGCGGACGATCGACGACATGTTGCGCGACTTAGAGCCCGTGCAGGCCCAATCGCTCGGGCTGATCGTCGACTCCCTCTCACGGAGTGCAGACTACGGTGGGAACATCGCTGAGACAGCACTTCAGAAGGCAGCTCCGCGACCCTGA
- a CDS encoding DUF5789 family protein, translating into MTDSTIASHRELGVEFGELAGQLEEHSYPSTNEELVETFGEHLIELPNGAETVRNILGSFANETYESPSEARQAVFNMVDSRAVGRRYYSDRTPPALGERREDEQLSF; encoded by the coding sequence ATGACTGACAGCACCATCGCCTCACACCGAGAGCTTGGAGTCGAATTCGGTGAGTTAGCGGGGCAACTGGAGGAGCATTCCTATCCGAGTACGAACGAGGAACTCGTCGAAACGTTCGGCGAGCATCTGATCGAACTTCCGAACGGGGCAGAAACGGTCCGCAATATCCTCGGTTCGTTTGCGAACGAAACCTACGAGTCGCCGAGTGAGGCACGGCAAGCGGTGTTCAACATGGTCGATAGCCGAGCGGTCGGCCGTCGGTACTACTCCGATCGCACGCCGCCCGCACTGGGGGAGAGACGAGAAGACGAACAACTCTCGTTCTGA
- a CDS encoding 30S ribosomal protein S8e, translating to MQDQAGSTRKRTGGRLKNVRKRRKDELGRLPTETQVGEPRFRTVDVRGNGTKTRALSTDVVSVNKDGETVSADIEDVVENDANPNYVRRNIITKGAVIDTSEGQARVTSRPGQTGQVNAVLL from the coding sequence ATGCAAGATCAGGCAGGCTCTACGCGAAAGCGAACTGGTGGCCGACTCAAAAACGTCCGCAAGCGCCGTAAAGACGAACTCGGCCGTCTGCCGACCGAAACGCAAGTTGGCGAGCCACGATTCCGAACCGTCGATGTTCGCGGGAACGGAACGAAGACTCGCGCACTCTCGACTGACGTCGTCAGCGTGAACAAAGACGGCGAGACCGTCTCGGCCGACATCGAAGACGTCGTCGAGAACGACGCCAACCCGAACTACGTCCGCCGAAACATCATCACGAAGGGTGCCGTCATCGACACCTCGGAAGGACAGGCCCGCGTCACCTCCCGTCCCGGCCAGACCGGACAGGTCAACGCCGTTCTCCTGTAG
- a CDS encoding NADP-dependent malic enzyme: MGLDEDSLEYHRTDPPGKIEISTTKSTNTQRDLSLAYSPGVAAPCLEIDEADDEAYTYTAKGNLVGVVSNGSAVLGLGDIGAQASKPVMEGKGVLFKRFADIDVFDIELDEADPHKLVEAVKMMEPTFGGVNLEDIKAPECFTVEERLREEIDIPVFHDDQHGTAIISGAALLNAADIAEKDLEDLEIVFSGAGASAIATARFYVSLGCKKENITMCDSSGIITAERAQRGDVNEYKQQFARDVPEGDLADAMEGADVFVGLSIGGIVSPEMVQSMNANPIVFAMANPDPEIGYEEAKAARDDDVIMATGRSDYPNQVNNVLGFPFIFRGALDVRATEINEEMKVACAEALADLARQDVPDAVVKAYGDDPIQYGPDYIIPKPVDPRVLFRVAPSIAEAAMDSGAARTEIDLEAYEEELEARLGKSREMMRVVLNKAKSEPKTVALAEGENEKMIRAAYQIQEQGIALPVLIGDESDIRQTAANLGLDFDPQVADPTVGDYEGYADRLHELRARKGVTRTEAGDMIERDSNYFGSVMVEQGDADALLTGLSHHYPSALRPPLQVIGTADDVDYAAGVYMLAFKNRVIFVADATVNQAPDEEVLAEVTKQTGKLARRFNIEPRAALLSYSNFGSVNNEGTRKPRNAARMLQDDPEIDFPVDGEMQADTAVVEDILEGTYGFSELEQPANVLVFPNLESGNIGYKLLQRLGGADAIGPMLVGMDKPVHVLQRGDEVKDIVNLAGVAVVDAQKE; encoded by the coding sequence ATGGGATTAGACGAGGACTCACTCGAGTATCACCGCACCGATCCTCCCGGAAAAATAGAGATTTCGACGACGAAATCGACGAATACCCAGCGAGATCTTTCGCTCGCGTATTCACCCGGCGTCGCTGCCCCGTGTTTAGAAATCGACGAAGCGGACGACGAAGCCTACACGTACACGGCAAAAGGCAACCTCGTTGGTGTCGTCTCGAATGGTTCGGCCGTCCTCGGTCTCGGCGATATCGGCGCACAGGCGTCCAAGCCGGTGATGGAGGGGAAAGGCGTACTGTTCAAACGCTTCGCCGACATCGACGTTTTCGACATCGAACTCGACGAAGCCGACCCGCACAAACTCGTCGAGGCCGTCAAAATGATGGAACCGACATTCGGCGGGGTCAACCTCGAGGACATCAAAGCCCCCGAGTGTTTCACCGTCGAGGAACGCCTGCGTGAGGAGATCGACATTCCAGTGTTCCACGACGACCAACACGGAACGGCAATCATCTCCGGTGCTGCGTTGCTCAATGCCGCCGACATTGCAGAGAAGGACCTCGAAGACCTCGAAATCGTCTTTTCGGGCGCTGGCGCGAGTGCAATCGCGACCGCTCGGTTCTACGTTTCACTCGGCTGTAAGAAAGAGAACATTACCATGTGTGACTCCTCGGGGATCATCACCGCCGAGCGGGCACAGCGAGGTGACGTCAACGAGTACAAACAACAGTTCGCTCGTGACGTCCCGGAAGGCGACCTCGCCGACGCGATGGAGGGTGCGGACGTGTTCGTCGGCCTCTCGATCGGCGGTATCGTCTCGCCGGAGATGGTCCAGTCGATGAACGCGAATCCGATTGTCTTCGCGATGGCCAACCCGGACCCGGAAATCGGCTACGAGGAGGCGAAAGCCGCCCGCGACGACGACGTCATCATGGCGACGGGCCGTTCGGATTACCCGAATCAGGTCAACAACGTGCTCGGCTTCCCCTTCATCTTCCGTGGCGCGCTGGACGTGCGCGCGACCGAGATCAACGAGGAGATGAAGGTGGCTTGCGCCGAAGCGCTGGCCGACCTCGCCCGTCAGGACGTACCGGATGCAGTCGTCAAGGCCTACGGCGACGACCCGATCCAGTACGGTCCGGACTACATCATCCCGAAACCCGTCGACCCGCGGGTCCTCTTCCGCGTCGCGCCGTCGATCGCCGAAGCCGCGATGGACTCCGGTGCCGCACGCACCGAAATCGACCTCGAGGCCTACGAAGAAGAACTCGAGGCCCGACTCGGCAAATCGCGCGAGATGATGCGCGTGGTCCTCAACAAGGCAAAGAGCGAACCGAAGACCGTCGCGCTCGCGGAGGGTGAAAACGAGAAGATGATCCGCGCGGCCTACCAGATTCAAGAGCAGGGAATCGCCCTGCCCGTGCTCATCGGTGACGAGAGCGATATCCGCCAGACGGCGGCTAACCTCGGATTGGATTTCGATCCGCAGGTCGCCGATCCCACGGTTGGGGACTACGAAGGGTACGCCGACCGATTGCACGAACTTCGAGCGCGCAAGGGAGTCACGCGCACCGAAGCGGGCGACATGATCGAACGCGACTCGAATTACTTCGGGAGCGTGATGGTCGAACAGGGCGACGCGGACGCGCTCTTGACCGGCCTCTCCCACCACTATCCCTCGGCACTTCGCCCGCCGCTGCAGGTTATCGGCACGGCGGACGACGTCGACTACGCGGCTGGCGTCTACATGCTCGCGTTCAAGAATCGCGTGATCTTCGTCGCCGACGCGACGGTGAATCAGGCCCCGGACGAGGAAGTGCTCGCAGAGGTCACCAAACAGACCGGAAAGCTCGCCCGTCGCTTCAACATCGAACCGCGAGCGGCACTCCTGTCGTACTCGAACTTCGGCAGCGTCAACAACGAGGGAACTCGCAAGCCACGCAACGCGGCGCGAATGCTCCAGGACGACCCCGAGATCGACTTCCCAGTCGACGGTGAGATGCAAGCGGACACCGCCGTCGTCGAGGACATTCTCGAGGGAACGTACGGCTTCTCGGAACTCGAGCAACCCGCGAACGTGCTCGTCTTCCCGAACCTCGAGTCGGGGAACATCGGCTACAAACTGCTCCAGCGTCTGGGCGGCGCAGACGCCATCGGCCCGATGCTGGTTGGAATGGACAAACCGGTCCACGTCCTCCAGCGAGGCGATGAGGTCAAGGATATCGTCAACCTGGCTGGTGTTGCGGTCGTGGACGCCCAGAAAGAGTAA
- a CDS encoding phosphopantetheine adenylyltransferase, whose translation MDVALGGTFDPVHDGHRRLFERAFELGDVTVGLTSDELAPKTRHVERRVRSFDERKATLEAELEPIAATHGREFEVRCLEKPTGIATEPQYDYLVVSPETREGGQRINEIREEQGHDPLEVVVVEHMRADDGDIISSTRIVMGEIDEHGNVVEGEETDSR comes from the coding sequence ATGGACGTCGCGCTCGGTGGGACGTTCGACCCCGTCCACGATGGGCATCGCCGGCTCTTCGAACGGGCGTTCGAACTCGGGGATGTGACCGTTGGACTGACAAGTGACGAGCTCGCTCCAAAGACACGACACGTCGAGCGACGCGTGAGATCGTTCGACGAGCGAAAAGCGACTCTCGAGGCGGAACTCGAGCCGATCGCGGCCACTCACGGCCGCGAGTTCGAGGTTCGGTGTCTCGAGAAACCGACCGGCATCGCTACGGAGCCCCAGTACGACTACCTCGTCGTCTCTCCTGAGACCCGTGAGGGTGGCCAGCGAATCAACGAGATTCGTGAAGAACAGGGCCACGACCCACTCGAGGTCGTCGTCGTCGAGCACATGCGCGCCGACGATGGTGATATCATCTCGAGTACGCGAATCGTGATGGGAGAAATCGACGAACACGGGAACGTGGTCGAGGGAGAAGAAACGGACTCCCGATAG
- a CDS encoding transcription initiation factor IIB family protein, with the protein MHSARDRLEYDDWLEELDQVADRLELTSDARSCAVDLFLADVPDEDRSKQPVLAASIYAGSLVAGDGRTQGDVAEAAGVSRLSIQSRWKDILADAGLEPPRW; encoded by the coding sequence ATGCACTCCGCCCGCGACAGACTCGAGTACGATGACTGGCTCGAGGAACTGGACCAGGTGGCCGATCGTCTCGAGCTTACGAGCGACGCCCGTTCGTGTGCGGTCGATCTCTTTCTCGCCGACGTCCCAGACGAAGACCGATCGAAGCAACCCGTTCTCGCAGCGAGTATCTACGCTGGGTCACTCGTCGCAGGTGACGGCCGAACACAGGGTGACGTCGCCGAGGCAGCAGGTGTCTCACGGCTTTCGATTCAATCCAGGTGGAAGGATATCCTCGCGGATGCGGGTCTCGAGCCCCCGCGGTGGTAG
- the dacZ gene encoding diadenylate cyclase DacZ translates to MDGLDDVFGDLYSDVDGVFLFSPSGSYYERFKAIEDVDVVVVGTENAVGAETFVELPLSFDDLTDRIRFALEGALEQDVIEDGDELICATSVFSGETDTLARVRADGEAHTGIYDLFVKSRADPEVIKSVLELAIELGQKGQKGKPVGALFVVGDAGKVMNKSRPLSYNPFEKSHVHVGDPIVNVMLKEFSRLDGAFVISDAGKIVSAYRYLEPSAEGVDIPKGLGARHMAGGAITRDTNSITIVLSESDGLVRAFKAGELILEVDPEAY, encoded by the coding sequence ATGGACGGCTTAGACGACGTGTTCGGCGATCTCTATTCGGACGTCGATGGGGTTTTCCTCTTCTCGCCGAGTGGCTCGTATTACGAGCGATTCAAAGCGATCGAGGATGTCGACGTAGTCGTCGTCGGAACGGAAAACGCGGTGGGTGCAGAGACGTTCGTCGAACTCCCACTCTCGTTCGACGATCTCACCGATCGAATCCGGTTCGCACTCGAAGGCGCACTCGAACAGGACGTCATCGAAGACGGGGACGAACTCATCTGCGCGACGAGTGTGTTCAGCGGCGAGACCGATACGCTCGCGCGCGTTCGTGCGGACGGCGAGGCACACACCGGCATCTACGACCTCTTCGTGAAATCTCGAGCGGACCCAGAAGTGATCAAATCCGTACTCGAGTTGGCGATCGAACTCGGACAGAAGGGACAAAAAGGAAAGCCCGTCGGTGCACTCTTCGTCGTCGGCGACGCGGGCAAGGTGATGAACAAGTCCCGACCGCTGTCGTACAATCCGTTCGAGAAATCCCACGTCCACGTCGGTGACCCCATCGTGAACGTGATGTTAAAGGAGTTCTCGCGACTCGACGGTGCGTTCGTCATCTCCGATGCGGGGAAGATCGTCTCCGCCTATCGATACCTCGAGCCGTCGGCCGAGGGCGTCGACATTCCGAAAGGACTCGGCGCGCGGCACATGGCCGGGGGTGCGATCACTCGAGATACGAACTCGATAACGATCGTGCTCTCGGAGAGTGATGGGCTCGTCCGGGCGTTCAAGGCCGGCGAGCTTATTTTGGAGGTCGATCCGGAGGCGTACTGA
- a CDS encoding mechanosensitive ion channel family protein: MDWQTLIDEPAVIAMAVLALGVVVGYLVGRLNEELLTASGVPDAVEGTPFERTAQSIGTSTVEIVARLSSWFIYGIAVLTAIHIAQLLDTDAFWMRVTEFIPQVFIAVLVLIVGFIIADKAELVVGESLRGVKVPEVSLVPKLVKYTVLFVTFVIALGQIGVFVSPLLILLTVIAIGAVIVGAIASQDFLVSSAAGIYLLLNQPYGIGDQVEIGEQSGIVQEVDLFVTKIEDDSEEYIVPNRKVFEEGIVRVRD; the protein is encoded by the coding sequence ATGGACTGGCAGACCCTCATCGACGAACCGGCCGTCATAGCCATGGCGGTGTTGGCACTCGGTGTCGTCGTCGGCTACCTTGTCGGCCGACTCAACGAAGAACTGTTGACGGCATCCGGTGTTCCGGACGCGGTCGAGGGAACGCCATTCGAGCGGACCGCCCAGTCGATCGGCACGTCGACGGTCGAAATCGTCGCTCGATTAAGTTCGTGGTTCATCTACGGTATTGCCGTACTCACGGCGATCCACATCGCACAGTTACTCGACACCGACGCGTTCTGGATGCGGGTGACGGAGTTCATCCCGCAAGTGTTCATCGCCGTTCTCGTCCTCATCGTCGGCTTCATTATCGCCGACAAGGCCGAGTTGGTCGTGGGCGAGTCGCTTCGTGGCGTCAAGGTCCCGGAAGTCTCGTTGGTGCCGAAGCTCGTCAAGTACACCGTCTTGTTCGTCACGTTCGTCATCGCACTCGGTCAAATCGGCGTCTTCGTGTCGCCGTTGCTCATCTTGCTCACGGTGATCGCCATCGGCGCGGTCATCGTCGGGGCCATCGCCTCACAGGACTTCCTCGTCTCGAGTGCTGCAGGAATCTATCTGTTACTCAATCAGCCATACGGGATCGGCGACCAGGTCGAAATCGGTGAGCAATCCGGTATCGTTCAAGAAGTCGACCTCTTCGTCACGAAAATCGAAGACGACTCCGAAGAGTATATCGTCCCCAACCGGAAGGTCTTCGAGGAAGGAATCGTCCGGGTTCGAGACTGA
- a CDS encoding APC family permease — protein sequence MADHKIIDKKVGLIGATVLIIGNVIGVSAFVLPGELAGDAGPGIIFALLLALIPLTFGIIMSLQLGSAIPVAGGTYVYASRLVGPFWGFLLPWITIPGVWAGMLFIALGFAEYAGFVADNIAFIPEIPELGLIYGLLIPFIVLNVLGIKMVAIIQFLMVAVIILGMLAFIVPGAFIIDTGNYSEMFPYGGGEVIVAVVSLYFPLRGFRLVVELGEEMKDPAKNIPRVLGLSAAISITLLVGLIVVLIGTTSHVALGNMDAAFAQVSLDNFPAPITALILSAAAMGALTSINMTYTAYSRLLMRAARDDIIPSPIARIHDRYDSPHVAVLVLGIPPLLVAPFSPGVVTLSVALSLTILFGLAVSGIALWNLPKVFPQRYEYSLYKLPSWLLKFTAIGAVVSAAFLWILTTTQLPLMTGVITAWMFVGYIFYRVRVAYFNKRGIDLESQMSQLHESEQT from the coding sequence ATGGCAGATCATAAAATAATCGACAAAAAAGTCGGGCTCATTGGGGCGACGGTACTGATAATCGGCAACGTCATCGGGGTGAGTGCGTTCGTGCTCCCTGGCGAGCTTGCGGGAGATGCAGGGCCAGGGATTATTTTCGCGTTGCTACTCGCGTTGATTCCGCTCACGTTTGGAATCATCATGTCGTTGCAACTCGGGAGTGCGATTCCCGTCGCGGGTGGGACGTACGTCTACGCGTCTCGACTCGTCGGTCCGTTCTGGGGGTTCTTGCTGCCGTGGATTACGATCCCCGGCGTCTGGGCGGGGATGTTGTTCATCGCGCTCGGATTCGCTGAATACGCCGGTTTCGTCGCCGACAATATCGCGTTCATCCCGGAGATTCCAGAACTCGGACTGATCTACGGACTCCTTATTCCCTTCATCGTACTGAACGTTCTCGGAATCAAGATGGTCGCGATTATCCAGTTCCTGATGGTGGCGGTCATCATCCTCGGGATGCTCGCGTTCATCGTTCCCGGTGCGTTCATCATCGACACCGGCAACTACTCGGAGATGTTCCCCTACGGCGGTGGCGAGGTCATCGTCGCCGTCGTCTCGCTTTACTTCCCGTTGCGCGGCTTCCGACTCGTCGTCGAACTCGGTGAGGAGATGAAAGATCCGGCGAAGAATATTCCACGCGTCCTGGGGCTGTCGGCTGCGATTTCGATCACGCTGTTGGTGGGCCTCATCGTCGTCCTCATCGGCACGACGAGTCACGTTGCTCTCGGGAACATGGACGCGGCATTCGCACAGGTCTCGCTGGACAACTTCCCGGCACCGATAACCGCGCTGATCCTGTCGGCTGCAGCGATGGGTGCGCTCACGTCGATCAACATGACCTACACAGCGTACTCGAGACTGTTGATGCGTGCAGCGCGTGACGACATCATTCCGTCACCGATTGCCCGAATCCACGATCGATACGATTCCCCACACGTTGCCGTGCTCGTGCTCGGAATTCCACCCCTCCTGGTCGCACCGTTCTCCCCCGGCGTCGTGACCCTCTCTGTCGCGCTCTCGTTGACTATCCTCTTCGGCCTCGCGGTCTCCGGCATCGCGTTGTGGAACCTGCCGAAGGTCTTCCCACAGCGATACGAGTACTCGCTGTACAAACTGCCGTCCTGGCTGCTCAAATTCACCGCGATCGGTGCCGTCGTCTCCGCGGCGTTCCTCTGGATCCTGACGACGACGCAACTCCCCCTGATGACCGGCGTTATCACCGCCTGGATGTTCGTCGGCTACATCTTCTACCGCGTTCGCGTTGCCTACTTCAACAAGCGCGGTATCGACCTCGAGAGTCAGATGTCCCAACTTCACGAGAGCGAGCAAACGTAA
- a CDS encoding nucleoside phosphorylase, translating to MTGDSENPNSDVQYHLEVSADDVADTVLLPGNPERLEKIVDFWDDHEIEAHHREYRTATGTTDGTPISVTSTGIGSPSAAIAVEELARVGCETFIRVGSCGAIQPEMAVGDLVITTGAVRQEGTSDEYVREDYPATADYEVVCALVAAAERLGYDYHTGVTMSADSFYAGQGRPGFEGFEAAGADDLVDQLKDANVKNIEMEASAIMTIANLYGLRAGAVCTVYANRETGAFRTEGESRAAETATLATHLLAKMDAIKREQGAERWHAGLSLEDA from the coding sequence ATGACCGGCGACAGCGAAAATCCCAACAGCGACGTGCAGTACCACCTCGAGGTCAGCGCCGACGACGTGGCGGACACCGTGCTCTTGCCCGGCAATCCCGAACGCCTCGAGAAGATCGTCGACTTCTGGGACGACCACGAGATCGAAGCCCACCACCGCGAGTATCGCACCGCAACAGGGACCACCGACGGAACGCCGATTTCGGTCACCTCCACTGGCATCGGGAGCCCCTCGGCTGCAATCGCCGTCGAAGAACTCGCTCGAGTCGGCTGTGAGACGTTCATCCGCGTCGGCTCCTGTGGGGCGATTCAACCCGAGATGGCCGTCGGCGATCTGGTGATCACGACCGGAGCCGTCCGACAGGAAGGCACCAGCGACGAGTACGTCCGCGAGGACTACCCCGCGACGGCCGATTACGAAGTGGTCTGTGCGCTCGTCGCCGCTGCGGAGCGACTCGGCTACGACTATCACACCGGCGTGACGATGAGCGCGGACTCCTTCTACGCCGGCCAGGGCCGACCCGGGTTCGAGGGCTTCGAAGCCGCGGGAGCCGACGACCTCGTCGACCAGTTGAAGGACGCGAACGTGAAGAATATCGAGATGGAAGCGAGCGCGATTATGACCATCGCGAACCTCTACGGACTCCGCGCGGGTGCCGTCTGCACCGTCTACGCGAATCGCGAAACCGGTGCGTTCCGAACCGAAGGCGAGTCTCGAGCCGCCGAGACCGCGACGCTTGCAACCCATCTCCTCGCGAAGATGGACGCCATCAAACGAGAGCAAGGGGCCGAACGGTGGCACGCCGGGCTCTCGCTCGAGGATGCTTGA
- a CDS encoding PKD domain-containing protein, whose product MNGTSEDEDDDDGGGGISLPPPDSGSSGDDLIGSAPSDVITQESESGTVSQTEPTTFVQTAVESLEFEDPDPSWSVAARDLNQEPAANGDAPGETLEVSMVSVSDAAVGESTTMQLAVDPADLEGVSDSASASEVRIFAATDDGWEPLGTSVVEEGEGGSDHVLEAETSAEENGVYAVSHVGQPTAAIDLESETVTAGEDLEFSGGDSLDSDYDLESFEWTIDDTEFEGETATEAIDEPGEYTVWLTVTNEAGETDSTSSTLTVEAAADEADDDGIPAGGPVLVALAAVVTALVARTRNWLRSEAS is encoded by the coding sequence TTGAACGGCACCAGCGAAGACGAAGATGACGACGACGGCGGAGGCGGCATCTCCCTCCCACCACCTGACTCCGGCTCGAGCGGCGACGACTTAATCGGCTCAGCCCCAAGTGACGTCATTACCCAGGAGTCCGAATCCGGCACCGTCTCCCAGACGGAGCCGACGACGTTCGTGCAAACGGCTGTCGAGTCCCTCGAGTTCGAGGACCCGGATCCGTCGTGGTCGGTGGCGGCTCGAGACCTGAATCAGGAGCCGGCGGCGAACGGGGACGCGCCGGGTGAGACACTCGAGGTCAGTATGGTCAGCGTCTCCGACGCGGCTGTGGGCGAGTCCACGACGATGCAGTTGGCAGTCGATCCGGCCGATCTCGAGGGCGTTAGTGACAGTGCCAGCGCGAGCGAGGTTCGGATCTTCGCCGCGACGGACGACGGCTGGGAGCCACTTGGCACGTCCGTCGTCGAGGAAGGCGAGGGTGGGAGCGATCACGTCCTCGAGGCCGAGACCTCGGCAGAAGAAAACGGCGTCTACGCCGTCAGCCACGTCGGCCAACCGACGGCGGCCATCGACCTCGAGTCCGAGACGGTCACGGCTGGGGAGGACCTCGAGTTCTCCGGTGGCGACTCCCTCGATAGCGACTACGACCTCGAGTCCTTCGAGTGGACGATCGACGACACGGAGTTCGAGGGCGAAACGGCGACGGAAGCCATCGACGAACCCGGCGAATACACGGTCTGGCTGACGGTCACGAACGAAGCGGGTGAGACCGACTCCACGTCGTCGACGCTGACCGTCGAAGCCGCGGCCGACGAGGCGGACGACGACGGCATTCCGGCCGGTGGCCCCGTCCTCGTGGCTCTTGCCGCCGTCGTCACCGCGCTCGTCGCCCGCACGAGAAACTGGCTTCGCAGTGAAGCCAGCTAA